A window of the Acidimicrobiales bacterium genome harbors these coding sequences:
- a CDS encoding acyl-CoA thioesterase II: protein MTQGPVDDLISLLDLEPIEQNIFRGQSPDEQRQRVFGGQVAGQALVAATRTVEYGAVHSLHAYFLRPGDPTIPILYEVERIRDGRSFATRRVVAIQHGQAIFHLSASFHTAEEGFEHQIEAPQGLPDPESLPDFQTRNADQAELLGDWYSRPRPIDTRYVGPDGLNRSRARLDPQQYVWMRADGQLPDDPVVHQCVITYASDMSLLDTVARPHGVSVLDGDVMMASLDHAMWFHRPFRADRWFLYAQDTPSASGARGLARGSIFQDGVLVVSVVQEGLVRKLTS from the coding sequence GTGACGCAAGGACCGGTCGACGATCTCATCAGCCTGCTCGATCTCGAGCCGATCGAGCAGAACATCTTCCGGGGGCAGAGCCCCGACGAGCAACGCCAGCGAGTCTTCGGCGGCCAGGTCGCCGGCCAGGCGCTGGTGGCGGCCACCCGCACCGTCGAATACGGCGCCGTACATTCGCTCCACGCCTACTTCCTCCGCCCGGGCGACCCGACGATCCCGATCCTCTACGAGGTCGAGCGCATCCGCGACGGCCGATCGTTCGCCACTCGGCGCGTCGTCGCGATCCAGCACGGCCAGGCCATTTTTCATCTGTCGGCCTCGTTCCACACCGCCGAGGAAGGGTTCGAGCATCAGATCGAGGCGCCGCAGGGCCTGCCGGATCCCGAGTCGCTTCCCGATTTCCAGACCAGAAACGCCGACCAGGCCGAGTTGCTCGGCGACTGGTACAGCCGTCCTCGCCCGATCGATACCCGCTATGTCGGCCCGGACGGTCTGAACCGGTCGCGGGCGAGGCTCGACCCCCAGCAGTACGTCTGGATGCGGGCCGACGGCCAACTGCCTGACGACCCGGTCGTGCATCAGTGCGTCATCACCTATGCCTCCGACATGAGCCTGCTCGATACCGTCGCCCGCCCCCACGGCGTCTCGGTGCTCGACGGCGACGTGATGATGGCCAGCCTCGACCACGCCATGTGGTTCCATCGCCCGTTCCGGGCCGATCGTTGGTTCCTCTACGCCCAGGACACACCGTCGGCGTCGGGTGCTCGTGGCCTGGCGCGCGGGTCGATCTTCCAAGATGGCGTGCTGGTTGTGTCGGTCGTCCAGGAGGGTCTGGTCAGAAAGCTCACCAGCTGA
- a CDS encoding GtrA family protein, translating to MTPDASPSVSTLASVKDRVTPHSLRAGRFLLVTVINNINHQGLLYTANSIWGWSGGKANLFAGFLAAIPAYLLSRAWVWGVRGRRHDLRREVLPFLGIAGVGLAVSTVFAEVADRWFGSGLMVNLATLIAYFLVWVAKYLLLDRLFVADPVLPIDQGTST from the coding sequence GTGACCCCCGATGCGTCTCCCTCCGTCTCGACGCTGGCGTCGGTCAAGGATCGGGTCACACCGCACTCCCTGCGGGCCGGACGGTTCCTCCTCGTCACGGTGATCAACAACATCAACCATCAGGGCTTGCTGTACACCGCCAACTCGATCTGGGGATGGTCAGGCGGCAAGGCCAATCTCTTCGCCGGCTTCCTCGCCGCCATTCCGGCCTACCTCCTCAGTCGTGCGTGGGTGTGGGGTGTGCGCGGTCGTCGCCATGACCTGCGGCGCGAGGTGCTCCCGTTTCTCGGCATCGCCGGGGTCGGGCTCGCCGTCTCCACGGTCTTCGCCGAGGTCGCCGATCGATGGTTCGGTAGCGGCTTGATGGTGAACCTCGCCACCCTGATCGCCTACTTCCTGGTGTGGGTGGCGAAGTACCTGCTGCTCGACCGTCTCTTCGTCGCCGACCCCGTGCTCCCGATCGACCAGGGCACCTCGACGTGA
- a CDS encoding class I SAM-dependent methyltransferase, with protein MTPDEQALAEAARGFMPPDEGLALYEAALGADPMLGPMLEVGSYCGKSALYLGTAARSLDNQLFCVDHHRGSEENQAGWEWHEPDLVDPDIGVMDTLPIFRRTVYDAGLEPWVIAVVGDSPRVARHWATPLSLLFIDGGHGVDPARHDFTGWTPHVAPGGYLVIHDVFPNPADGGRPPYEEIYLPALASGRFTERSATGSLRVLQRTA; from the coding sequence GTGACGCCCGACGAGCAGGCACTCGCCGAAGCCGCCCGGGGGTTCATGCCACCCGACGAAGGACTGGCGTTGTACGAGGCAGCGCTCGGAGCCGACCCGATGCTCGGACCCATGCTCGAAGTCGGAAGCTACTGCGGAAAATCGGCGCTCTATCTCGGCACCGCCGCTCGCTCGCTCGACAACCAGCTGTTCTGTGTCGATCACCATCGCGGGTCCGAGGAAAACCAGGCGGGCTGGGAGTGGCACGAGCCCGATCTCGTCGATCCCGACATCGGTGTGATGGACACGTTGCCGATCTTCCGGCGCACGGTCTACGACGCCGGGCTCGAACCGTGGGTGATCGCCGTCGTCGGCGACTCACCCCGAGTGGCTCGGCATTGGGCCACACCGCTCTCGCTGCTCTTCATCGACGGTGGACACGGCGTCGACCCGGCCCGCCACGACTTCACGGGGTGGACGCCACACGTGGCACCCGGCGGCTACCTCGTGATCCACGACGTCTTCCCGAATCCTGCCGATGGTGGGCGACCACCCTACGAAGAGATCTACCTCCCGGCCCTGGCGTCGGGTCGCTTCACCGAACGGTCGGCGACGGGATCACTCCGGGTGCTCCAGCGAACGGCGTGA
- a CDS encoding alpha/beta hydrolase, with translation MATAEINGITIRYEDSGGDGPAVLFSHGFLMDHTMFDPQVEALSADYRCIRWDERGFGDTPAPGPFTYWDSAADAIGLLDHLGIDQAVLVGMSQGGYLSLRATLANPERVRALVMIDSMAGVDGPEALEGYRGMLGALTSGDDAVVDQVLTGVAGLILGEPDLTAEWMPKWKQLIANSDITIAGGALLDRDDVTDRLGEVACPVLIVHGTEDQAITLDQARVVADGVQDCRGFVEVPGAAHAANLSHPEVVNPPLAVFLAEL, from the coding sequence ATGGCTACTGCAGAGATCAATGGCATCACCATCCGCTACGAGGACTCCGGCGGTGACGGGCCGGCCGTGCTCTTCAGCCACGGATTCTTGATGGACCACACGATGTTCGACCCACAGGTCGAGGCGTTGTCGGCCGACTACCGCTGCATCCGTTGGGACGAGCGCGGCTTCGGCGACACGCCGGCCCCGGGCCCGTTCACCTACTGGGATTCCGCCGCCGACGCGATCGGTCTGCTCGATCACCTCGGCATCGACCAGGCCGTGTTGGTCGGCATGAGCCAGGGTGGCTATCTGTCGTTGCGGGCAACGCTCGCCAACCCTGAGCGAGTGCGGGCCCTGGTCATGATCGACTCGATGGCAGGGGTCGACGGGCCCGAGGCGCTCGAGGGGTATCGGGGCATGCTCGGTGCGCTCACGAGCGGTGACGACGCCGTGGTCGACCAGGTGCTCACCGGCGTGGCCGGCCTCATTCTCGGCGAGCCCGACCTCACGGCCGAGTGGATGCCGAAGTGGAAGCAGCTCATCGCCAACTCCGACATCACCATCGCCGGTGGCGCGCTGCTCGATCGCGACGATGTCACCGACCGCCTCGGAGAGGTCGCCTGCCCGGTGCTCATCGTCCACGGCACCGAGGACCAGGCGATCACGCTCGATCAGGCGAGGGTGGTGGCCGACGGAGTGCAGGACTGCCGTGGCTTCGTCGAGGTCCCAGGCGCCGCCCACGCTGCGAACCTGTCGCACCCCGAGGTGGTGAACCCGCCGCTCGCTGTGTTCCTCGCCGAGTTGTAG
- a CDS encoding 2OG-Fe(II) oxygenase family protein encodes MHDDARNPTAGSSAAAANPPATAAAPPTARTSAESELAKERTFGGVGVMVDREIRCIDLSQPDQATIDDELWQAASEIGFFQVSGHGIPQADVDRAFDFAARFFELPADVKARRPMRRGTNSGWEYRSQNRPSTGTYDDKESYQITRSRMVELDLWPTDDELADFVEVMSAFEAANWSVAMRILSSFARKLGFDGDFFTHRHDPSSPEYQSTLRLLHYLPLTADPDPTVWRAGAHTDYDCLTLLHQVPGQRGLQVCPGSEAQLLERSEPLGWTDVEPAAGTITCNIGDMLMRWSDDQLPSTLHRVRMPGADEPQGPRYSIAYFAQADRDAVIESPSGAYPPITAADYLGQRIAANFRG; translated from the coding sequence ATGCACGACGACGCACGAAACCCGACCGCCGGATCGTCGGCAGCAGCGGCGAACCCGCCGGCAACAGCGGCAGCGCCGCCGACTGCACGGACATCGGCCGAGTCCGAACTGGCGAAGGAACGCACCTTCGGCGGGGTCGGCGTGATGGTCGACCGGGAGATCCGTTGCATCGACCTGAGCCAGCCCGACCAGGCAACGATCGACGACGAACTCTGGCAGGCGGCATCCGAGATCGGCTTCTTCCAGGTGTCGGGGCACGGTATCCCCCAGGCCGATGTCGACCGGGCGTTCGACTTCGCCGCCCGTTTCTTCGAGCTCCCCGCCGACGTGAAGGCCCGGCGCCCGATGCGTCGGGGAACGAACTCCGGGTGGGAGTACCGGAGCCAGAACCGGCCGTCGACCGGGACCTACGACGACAAGGAGTCGTACCAGATCACCCGGTCACGCATGGTCGAACTCGATCTGTGGCCGACCGACGACGAACTTGCGGACTTCGTCGAGGTGATGTCGGCGTTCGAGGCGGCGAACTGGTCGGTGGCGATGCGGATCCTGTCGAGCTTCGCTCGCAAACTCGGCTTCGACGGCGACTTCTTCACTCACCGCCACGATCCTTCCTCTCCTGAGTACCAGAGCACGCTGCGGTTGCTCCACTACCTTCCGCTCACCGCCGACCCCGACCCGACCGTCTGGCGAGCTGGTGCCCACACCGACTACGACTGCCTGACCCTGCTGCATCAGGTGCCCGGACAACGGGGGCTGCAGGTGTGCCCCGGCAGTGAGGCCCAGCTGTTGGAGCGGAGCGAGCCCCTGGGGTGGACCGATGTCGAACCGGCCGCAGGCACGATCACCTGCAACATCGGCGACATGCTGATGCGGTGGAGCGACGACCAGCTGCCCTCGACCCTGCACCGAGTGCGGATGCCCGGCGCCGATGAGCCGCAAGGTCCGCGCTACTCGATCGCGTACTTCGCCCAGGCCGATCGCGACGCCGTGATCGAGAGCCCGAGTGGCGCCTACCCGCCGATCACGGCCGCTGACTATCTCGGTCAGCGCATCGCCGCCAACTTCCGAGGGTGA
- a CDS encoding TIGR03564 family F420-dependent LLM class oxidoreductase → MGGDRFGVRWGLAGGVALASIDEVREIARWGDEAGFDSLWISHAAAVDPIVALAAVASEFTSMREVGTSVVPLYGRHPFGLAQQVMTAQSALGGRFTLGVGPSHRPSVEGTLGLSWDHPYAYTEEFLDGLQPLLAGKPANVEGTQVTTRAEVAIDAPDTPVLLAALGPRMLGLAGRRTQGTTVGQCGPKTIASHIVPTVHAAAEAMGRPEPRVMALIRLCVTDDIGPAYAQAQQVGAPYGVLPSYAAMLAKEGLTDAADLHLIGSWERVLDGLGEYAAAGVTDLRIEVVAPDLATRDTTRAAFASYLS, encoded by the coding sequence ATGGGTGGTGATCGATTCGGCGTTCGCTGGGGGTTGGCCGGCGGCGTCGCATTGGCTTCGATCGACGAGGTTCGCGAGATCGCTCGTTGGGGCGACGAGGCCGGGTTCGACAGCCTGTGGATCTCACACGCAGCAGCGGTCGATCCCATCGTCGCGCTGGCTGCGGTGGCATCGGAGTTCACTTCGATGCGAGAAGTCGGCACATCGGTGGTCCCGCTCTACGGACGTCATCCCTTCGGTCTCGCCCAGCAGGTGATGACGGCCCAGTCGGCGCTCGGTGGCCGCTTCACGCTCGGTGTCGGACCATCGCACCGACCCTCGGTCGAGGGCACCCTCGGGCTGTCGTGGGATCACCCCTATGCCTACACCGAGGAGTTCCTCGACGGTTTGCAGCCGCTGCTCGCTGGCAAACCCGCCAATGTCGAGGGCACGCAGGTCACCACTCGCGCCGAGGTCGCGATCGATGCGCCAGACACCCCGGTGCTCCTGGCGGCGCTCGGCCCTCGCATGCTCGGCCTGGCCGGTCGACGAACCCAGGGCACGACCGTTGGCCAGTGCGGCCCGAAGACCATCGCCAGCCACATCGTGCCCACGGTCCACGCGGCGGCCGAAGCCATGGGCCGACCCGAACCCCGGGTGATGGCGCTGATCCGGCTCTGCGTCACCGACGACATCGGCCCGGCGTACGCCCAGGCGCAACAGGTCGGCGCGCCCTACGGCGTGCTGCCCTCGTACGCCGCGATGTTGGCGAAGGAGGGGCTCACTGACGCCGCCGACCTCCATCTGATCGGCTCGTGGGAGCGAGTGCTCGACGGTCTTGGCGAGTACGCAGCAGCCGGCGTCACCGACCTGCGGATCGAGGTGGTGGCGCCCGACCTCGCAACACGCGACACCACGCGCGCCGCCTTCGCCAGCTACCTCAGCTGA
- a CDS encoding TIGR03564 family F420-dependent LLM class oxidoreductase, with translation MRIGINGSSLLARPDLDAIVANMADAESSGFTSYWLAQTGLIDPLHCFTAARAATSSIELGTAVVPTWPRHPQALAASALASQAATGGRLVLGIGLAHQPSVEDRWKMEWKQPIRHMLDYLDVLLPLLESGEAHHEGEVWSYDGEAARITDQAPSVMLAALGDQMLKIAGRRTDGTILWCVGPKTLERQIVPGITTAADAAGRPAPRVVCSLPVWVTDRPDEARALVAKSLTIYGQLPSYRAMLDIEGVEGPADISLIGDAETVHAGLTEIAAAGATDFTAVVQGFDPDEVCHGWEALSGWSA, from the coding sequence ATGCGCATCGGTATCAACGGTTCCAGCCTGCTCGCCCGCCCCGACCTCGACGCGATCGTGGCCAACATGGCCGACGCCGAGTCGTCGGGTTTCACTAGCTACTGGCTGGCCCAGACCGGTCTCATCGATCCGCTGCATTGCTTCACCGCAGCTCGGGCCGCAACCTCGTCGATCGAGCTCGGTACCGCTGTCGTGCCCACCTGGCCCCGCCATCCGCAGGCGCTCGCCGCATCGGCGTTGGCCTCGCAGGCGGCAACCGGCGGTCGGCTCGTGCTCGGCATCGGGCTGGCGCACCAGCCATCGGTCGAGGATCGCTGGAAGATGGAGTGGAAGCAGCCGATCCGTCACATGCTCGACTACCTCGACGTGCTGCTTCCCCTGCTCGAATCCGGCGAGGCCCATCACGAGGGCGAGGTCTGGTCGTACGACGGCGAGGCGGCCCGCATCACCGATCAGGCGCCGAGCGTGATGCTCGCCGCACTCGGCGACCAGATGCTGAAGATCGCCGGCCGGCGCACCGACGGCACGATCCTGTGGTGCGTCGGGCCGAAGACCCTCGAACGCCAGATCGTTCCCGGCATCACCACCGCCGCCGACGCAGCCGGTCGGCCGGCACCTCGGGTGGTGTGCAGCCTGCCGGTGTGGGTGACCGACCGACCCGACGAGGCCCGCGCCCTCGTTGCGAAGTCGTTGACGATCTACGGCCAGCTCCCGTCGTATCGGGCGATGCTCGACATCGAGGGCGTCGAAGGTCCCGCCGACATCTCCCTGATCGGCGATGCCGAGACGGTGCACGCCGGACTCACCGAGATTGCCGCGGCCGGCGCCACCGACTTCACCGCCGTCGTCCAGGGATTCGATCCCGACGAGGTGTGCCATGGTTGGGAGGCGCTGAGCGGCTGGAGCGCATGA
- a CDS encoding glucose 1-dehydrogenase — protein sequence MGQLDGKVALITGGARGQGEAEAERFAAEGATVYITDVLDEVGQATADRLGDAVTYLHHDVTSEDDWNGVVAGIVEEHGKIDVLVNNAGIFRTASLFNTSLADWNLMLSINQTGVFLGLRTVGLVMRNQGFGSIINISSVAGLGGARGAHAYGATKWAVRGMTKSAALELAPDGVRVNSVHPGIIETAMLEEFGQTLSRVRENIPMGRTAAASEVANVVLFLASDESSYCSGHEFVVDGALKA from the coding sequence ATGGGACAACTCGATGGCAAGGTCGCACTGATCACCGGCGGTGCGAGGGGGCAAGGCGAAGCGGAAGCGGAGCGGTTCGCCGCCGAGGGGGCGACGGTGTACATCACCGACGTGCTCGACGAGGTGGGCCAAGCCACCGCCGATCGGCTCGGTGATGCCGTCACCTACCTCCACCACGATGTCACGAGTGAAGACGACTGGAATGGCGTCGTCGCCGGCATCGTCGAGGAGCACGGCAAGATCGACGTGTTGGTCAACAACGCCGGCATCTTCCGGACGGCGAGTCTGTTCAACACCTCGCTGGCCGACTGGAACCTGATGCTCAGCATCAACCAGACCGGGGTGTTCCTGGGCTTGCGGACCGTCGGGCTCGTCATGCGCAACCAGGGGTTCGGCAGCATCATCAACATCTCGTCGGTCGCCGGGCTCGGTGGTGCCCGAGGCGCACACGCCTACGGGGCAACCAAGTGGGCGGTGCGGGGCATGACCAAGTCGGCTGCACTCGAACTGGCCCCCGACGGCGTGCGGGTGAACTCGGTGCACCCCGGGATCATCGAAACCGCCATGCTCGAGGAGTTCGGCCAGACCCTCAGCCGCGTGCGGGAGAACATCCCGATGGGGCGCACGGCCGCGGCGTCAGAGGTGGCGAACGTGGTGCTGTTCCTGGCCTCGGACGAGTCGTCGTATTGCAGCGGCCACGAGTTCGTGGTGGACGGAGCGTTGAAAGCCTGA
- a CDS encoding maleylpyruvate isomerase N-terminal domain-containing protein, with amino-acid sequence MRSQFLAGAHVVLEALRQPGIAEAWDQPSVLEGQTVGALCGHLARGSVWVVADYLELDEPDSVTFETADQYGALASSLTEEDHVNIRKRAAEVASMGYDALVAKVAERLTALEQRLADEPPDRIVPVFGGMTMRLDPYLSTRMLEQVVHLDDLARSVDFPLPEMPRENVAIVLDVGSRIGLHRFGAATMIRGMFRGLPGAFPVL; translated from the coding sequence ATGCGCTCACAGTTCCTCGCCGGTGCCCATGTCGTCCTCGAAGCCCTCCGCCAGCCCGGCATCGCCGAGGCGTGGGACCAGCCGTCGGTGCTGGAAGGCCAGACGGTCGGCGCCCTCTGCGGCCACCTTGCTCGGGGCTCGGTCTGGGTCGTCGCCGACTATCTCGAACTCGACGAGCCCGATTCGGTGACGTTCGAGACCGCCGACCAGTACGGCGCACTGGCGAGCAGTCTCACCGAGGAGGATCACGTCAACATCCGCAAGCGAGCGGCCGAGGTGGCCTCGATGGGCTACGACGCGCTGGTCGCCAAGGTGGCCGAGCGATTGACCGCACTCGAACAGCGCCTGGCCGACGAGCCGCCCGATCGGATCGTGCCCGTCTTCGGTGGGATGACGATGCGGCTCGACCCCTACCTGAGCACACGCATGCTCGAACAGGTCGTGCACCTCGACGACCTGGCTCGCTCGGTCGATTTCCCGCTGCCCGAGATGCCCCGCGAGAACGTGGCGATCGTTCTCGACGTCGGCAGCCGCATCGGCCTGCACCGGTTCGGGGCCGCCACGATGATCCGTGGCATGTTCCGCGGCCTCCCCGGCGCCTTCCCCGTGCTCTGA
- a CDS encoding class I SAM-dependent methyltransferase produces MLTVDYDRLELKPGMRVLDLGAGFGRHAFETARRGASVVAADLAFDEMESTKDTFAAMYLAGELPEGISTVVLQANGLELPFPDGSFDRIIASEILEHVPDDLGVMAELFRVLAPGGRLAATVPAALPEQICWWLSDDYHAPAAVGGHVRIYGQPELRMKLSSVGFEPGESHRAHSLHSPYWWLKCAVGVKNDDHPLVKQYLRFLTWDIVKAPTLTRTADRLLNPVLGKSRVVYADRPAV; encoded by the coding sequence ATGCTGACCGTCGACTACGACCGGCTCGAACTGAAGCCGGGGATGCGAGTGCTCGACCTCGGCGCCGGATTCGGGCGGCACGCGTTCGAAACGGCTCGTCGCGGCGCGTCGGTGGTAGCCGCCGACCTCGCCTTCGACGAGATGGAGTCGACGAAGGACACCTTCGCCGCCATGTATCTCGCAGGCGAGCTGCCCGAGGGCATCTCCACCGTCGTGCTCCAGGCCAACGGGCTCGAGTTGCCGTTCCCCGACGGTTCGTTCGACCGGATCATCGCCTCGGAGATTCTCGAACACGTCCCCGACGACCTGGGCGTCATGGCCGAGCTGTTCCGGGTGCTCGCCCCTGGTGGCCGGCTGGCTGCCACGGTGCCCGCTGCCCTCCCCGAGCAGATCTGCTGGTGGCTGTCCGACGACTACCACGCACCCGCAGCGGTCGGCGGCCACGTGCGTATCTACGGCCAGCCGGAACTACGGATGAAGCTGTCCTCCGTGGGGTTCGAACCTGGCGAGTCCCACCGAGCCCACTCGCTCCACAGTCCGTACTGGTGGCTGAAGTGCGCCGTCGGCGTGAAGAACGACGACCACCCGCTGGTGAAGCAATACCTCCGATTCCTCACGTGGGACATCGTCAAGGCACCGACGCTGACGCGGACGGCTGACCGACTCCTCAACCCCGTCTTGGGGAAGTCGCGTGTCGTCTACGCCGACCGGCCAGCGGTGTGA